The proteins below come from a single Pleuronectes platessa chromosome 1, fPlePla1.1, whole genome shotgun sequence genomic window:
- the LOC128437618 gene encoding putative ubiquitin carboxyl-terminal hydrolase 50, translated as MLCSVCGLRRETEVLTCLDKPPEILMLHLKRFGCKGKNQVKLRTNVVFPTKLDLTQFLSSSVQNTSCSSYHLYAVVNHAGHLNMGHYTALCHSNLTRSWHCFDDSAVREVQDGFLQSPNAYLLFYSRKPFHNPKIHGLYQADIQ; from the exons ATGCTGTGCTCAGTCTGTGGACTCAGGAGAGAAACGGAGGTGCTGACGTGTTTGGACAAACCGCCTGAGATCCTGATGCTCCACCTGAAACG GTTCGGTTGTAAAGGGAAGAATCAGGTGAAGCTGAGGACGAATGTTGTTTTCCCCACGAAGCTCGATCTCACTCAGTTTCTGTCCAGCTCAGTACAAAACACCTCATGCTCTTCATACCACCTCTACGCTGTCGTG aaCCACGCAGGTCACCTGAACATGGGTCACTACACGGCCCTGTGCCACAGCAACCTGACCCGGAGCTGGCACTGTTTTGACGACTCAGCGGTCCGAGAggtccaggacggattcctacAGTCTCCAAATGCATATCTGCTGTTCTACAGTCGCAAGCCTTTCCACAATCCAAAGATCCATGGACTCTATCAGGCCGACATCCAGTAG